One Brassica napus cultivar Da-Ae chromosome C4, Da-Ae, whole genome shotgun sequence genomic region harbors:
- the LOC106392762 gene encoding hexahomomethionine N-hydroxylase-like, with product MALPRKSKNNNMNMNVTYPSSFTLVLSIMLVLALANTFLEIQESKGQLPPGPGRWPIIGNLFQMIMNRPAHQWIHRVMEDMETEIACFRFAGGVHVIIVTSSEISLEVLREKDKALADRAEAYSIRLISHGYNGVSFSSYADYRPFLRGWNVEGEEKDAREAVDIINRCNDPIIRERMHLWRDKGGNETEEDWLDIPIKQKDDQGIHLFTFEEIRAQCKDVNVATIDNTMNTVEWTIAEMLNHQEILEKATKELNIIVGKDRLIQESDIPQLNYIKACCKESFRLHPPNAFLPPHGAREDTTLAGYFVPKGSQILMSCPGLGRNPKTWEEPDAFKPERHLVDHARDPVDVTLDGARHAFRGIRHRSAWLHRS from the exons ATGGCACTCCCACGTAaaagcaaaaataataatatgaacaTGAATGTGACCTATCCATCTAGTTTCACGCTTGTGCTTTCCATTATGCTGGTCCTGGCCTTAGCTAATACGTTCCTTGAGATCCAAGAATCAAAAGGTCAACTTCCTCCGGGCCCAGGACGATGGCCGATCATTGGAAACTTGTTCCAAATGATCATGAACCGGCCGGCTCATCAGTGGATTCACCGCGTAATGGAAGATATGGAAACGGAGATAGCTTGCTTCCGTTTTGCCGGCGGCGTCCATGTCATTATCGTAACCTCAAGCGAGATTTCCCTAGAAGTGCTTAGGGAAAAAGACAAGGCTCTCGCAGACAGAGCTGAGGCATACTCGATCAGACTCATAAGTCATGGCTACAACGGCGTTAGTTTCTCTTCCTACG CAGACTACCGCCCTTTTCTTAGAGGATGGAACGTCGAGGGTGAGGAGAAGGACGCAAGAGAAGCGGTTGATATTATCAACAGGTGCAACGACCCGATCATCCGCGAGAGAATGCATTTGTGGAGGGACAAAGGCGGAAACGAGACGGAGGAAGATTGGCTCGATATTCCAATCAAGCAAAAAGATGATCAAGGAATACATTTATTCACATTTGAGGAGATTAGAGCTCAATGCAAG GATGTCAATGTTGCAACCATCGACAATACAATGAATACCGTGGAGTGGACGATAGCGGAGATGTTGAATCATCAAGAGATTCTTGAGAAAGCTACAAAAGAACTGAACATTATAGTTGGCAAAGACAGGCTTATCCAGGAATCAGACATACCACAACTTAACTACATCAAAGCTTGTTGCAAAGAATCTTTCCGGCTTCACCCACCTAATGCATTTTTGCCTCCTCATGGAGCCCGAGAAGATACTACTCTTGCTGGTTATTTTGTCCCCAAAg GTAGTCAAATTCTTATGAGCTGTCCAGGACTTGGTCGGAACCCTAAGACATGGGAGGAACCTGACGCGTTCAAGCCAGAGCGACACCTTGTTGATCATGCTAGGGACCCAGTGGATGTGACTTTAGATGGAGCCCGACATGCGTTTCGTGGTATTCGGCACCGGTCGGCGTGGCTACACAGGTCCTAA
- the LOC111198451 gene encoding uncharacterized protein LOC111198451, producing the protein MCMNEEYLFLTILNSGPNHPRSSLDVFLRPLIDELKELWNNGVEAFDASLNQNFNLKAVLMWTISDFPAYGMLSGWTTHGRLSCPICMDDTKAFQLTNGKKTCWFDCHRRYLPHGHPLRKNKTNFLKRKDALNDYPPRTLTGKQVLKEQIRQVNPPKTSECGGNGHDVKKKGYGNWHNWHKESIFWELPYWTDLNLRHNLDVMHIEKNFFDNIINTVMNVKEKSKDTVKARLDIAIFCNRKDLHVDDYGRAPFPIFRLTPQAKERLLECVKHEVKFPDGYASDLASCVDIDGGKFSGMKSHDCHVFMERLLPFIFAELLPRNVHLALSGVGVFFRDLCSRSLKQFTVRSLKENIVIILCNLEKIFPPVFFDVMEHLAVHLPYEAELGGPVQYRWMYPFERFFKKLKSKAKNRRYPA; encoded by the exons ATGTGTATGAATGAAGAGTACTTGTTTCTTACAATTTTGAATTCTGGTCCAAATCATCCTCGCTCTAGTCTTGATGTTTTCCTTCGACCTCTTATTGATGAGTTGAAAGAGTTATGGAATAATGGAGTCGAGGCATTTGATGCatcattaaatcaaaattttaatttaaaggCAGTGCTTATGTGGACGATTAgcgattttccagcatatggaatgttgtctggatggacgaCACATGGTAGATTATCGTGTCCAATTTGCATGGATGATACAAAAGCCTTTCAGTTGACAAATGGAAAGAAGacatgttggtttgattgtcaccgaaGGTATCTTCCTCATGGTCATCCGTTACGGAAGAACAAAACAAACTTTCTGAAGAGAAAGGATGCTTTGAATGATTATCCACCAAGAACTTTGACGGGTAAACAAGTTTTAAAAGAGCAGATAAGACAGGTCAATCCACCCAAAACATCTGAATGTGGTGGAAACGGTCATGATGTAAAGAAGAAAGGATATGGGAATTGGCATAATTGGCACAAAGAAAGCATCTTTTGGGAGCTACCGTATTGGACAGACCTTAATCTCCGGCATAATCTTGATGTGATGCACAttgaaaagaatttttttgataacATCATCAATACTGTTATGAACGTTAAGGAGAAGTCAAAAGATACTGTTAAGGCACGATTGGATATAGCAATATTTTGCAATCGGAAAGATTTGCATGTTGATGATTATGGTAGAGCTCCATTTCCTATCTTCAGATTGACACCACAGGCAAAAGAACGCTTATTGGAATGTGTTAAACATGAGGTTAAATTTCCAGATGGCTATGCTTCAGACTTAGCCAGTTGTGTCGACATAGATGGAGGAAAATTTTCTGgtatgaagagtcatgattgccATGTTTTTATGGAAAGGCTACTTCCTTTTATCTTTGCAGAACTCTTACCGCGAAACGTACATCTTGCACTTTCAG GGGTTGGAGTTTTCTTTCGCGACTTATGTTCCAGGTCATTGAAACAATTCACTGTTCGATCTTTGAAGGAAAATATAgtcataatattatgtaatttggagaagatcttcccACCTGTTTTCTTTGACGTCATGGAACACTTAGCTGTACATCTCCCGTATGAAGCTGAACTAGGCGGTCCTGTGCAATATAGGTGGATGTATCCATTTGAAAGGTTTTTCAAGAAATTAAAAAGCAAAGCTAAAAACAGAAGATATCCTGCATGA